The Montipora capricornis isolate CH-2021 chromosome 1, ASM3666992v2, whole genome shotgun sequence genome contains a region encoding:
- the LOC138041636 gene encoding fibroblast growth factor 1-like, whose product MQRRVGFEISLVQVMSTLIFVNLITISASHPAVQLAGSRRIVNRERRNSKSMEELATASTVKPRLCNHHSGHTSTSDVSLCYKNGWFLAVYDDGTINGTSNARSPDIKLQLRSVGRSLVRIYSPQHCLYVAMASTGKVYSTEHPNNETVFQQTQEPSGFETFASNTHFTNTNIESRKLLHFLAMRKTGHMKNGKKTQRHHRGTLLSVMPARETY is encoded by the exons ATGCAAAGACGAGTAGGATTCGAAATTAGTTTAGTACAG GTTATGTCAACCTTGATTTTTGTGAACTTAATTACCATATCTGCGAGCCATCCCGCCGTTCAGCtggctggatcaaggagaatcGTTAATAGAGAACGCAGGAATAGTAAGTCGATGGAGGAGCTGGCAACCGCTTCGACTGTCAAACCTCGGCTCTGCAATCATCACTCAGGTCATACTTCAACCTCTGACGTTTCTCTTTGCTACAAAAATGGCTGGTTTTTAGCAGTCTATGATGATGGAACAATTAATGGAACATCAAATGCGCGGAGCCCCGACA TCAAGCTCCAACTACGATCTGTTGGTAGGAGTCTGGTACGAATATATAGTCCTCAACATTGTCTTTATGTAGCTATGGCTTCCACTGGAAAAGTGTACTCCACG GAACACCCAAACAATGAAACTGTATTTCAACAAACGCAAGAACCTAGTGGATTTGAAACGTTTGCATCGAACACGCATTTCACGAATACGAATATTGAATCTCGCAAACTACTGCACTTTTTGGCCATGAGAAAGACAGGTCATatgaaaaatggaaagaaaacgCAGCGACATCATAGGGGAACGCTTCTTTCTGTGATGCCGGCAAGAGAAACATATTAA